A stretch of the Alnus glutinosa chromosome 6, dhAlnGlut1.1, whole genome shotgun sequence genome encodes the following:
- the LOC133871875 gene encoding uncharacterized protein LOC133871875 isoform X1, whose product MVIGGSIFGSLASSRTKGTQLLHRLSSMGEITGGNRENKITRVLFCGLDFPASHNYTREYLQKHPFIQVDVVPFDGVPNSIAKYHMCIVKNMKLDSNIISRATEMNLILQYGVGLEGVDIDAATRHGIKVARIPGNITGNAASCAELSIYLILGLLRKQNEMQNAVKQRKLGEPLGETLLGKTVFILGFGNIGIDLARRLRPFGVKIIATKRSWASQDSSQTNGAPVQNGSTYDLVDEKGGHEDIHEFASISDIVVCCLSLNSETAGTVNKSFISSMRKGALLVNIARGSLLDYEAVLYHLESGHLGGLGIDVAWTEPFDPNDPILKFKNVLITPHIGGLTEQSFRSTAKVVGDVALQLHAGSPLTGIEFVN is encoded by the exons ATGGTGATAGGTGGATCGATTTTTGGGAGTCTCGCTTCTTCTCGTACTAAAGGCACTCAGCTTCTTCACAG ATTGTCGAGCATGGGTGAAATTACGGGCGGGAATAGGGAAAATAAAATCACCCGTGTTCTTTTTTGTGGGCTGGATTTTCCTGCTTCTCATAATTACACAAGAGAATATCTGCAAAAGCACCCCTTCATCCAG GTTGATGTTGTTCCTTTTGATGGGGTGCCTAATTCTATAGCAAAGTATCACATGTGCATTGTGAAAAACATGAAGCTAGACTCAAATATTATCTCTCGTGCAACTGAAATGAATCTTATACTGCAGTATGGTGTTGGTCTGGAAG GTGTTGATATTGATGCTGCTACGAGGCATGGAATCAAAGTTGCTAGGATTCCGGGTAACATAACTGGAAATGCAGCATCGTGTGCAGAACTATCTATATATCTGATTCTGGGTCTTCTTCGAAAGCAA AATGAGATGCAAAATGCTGTAAAGCAGAGAAAGCTTGGAGAACCACTTGGTGAAACACTACTTGGAAAAACA GTGTTCATTTTGGGATTTGGAAATATTGGGATTGACTTGGCAAGGCGTTTGCGACCGTTCGGTGTAAAAATTATTGCTACAAAACGGAGCTGGGCATCACAAGATTCTTCCCAGACTAATG GAGCTCCGGTTCAAAATGGTAGCACATATGATTTGGTTGATGAAAAAGGTGGTCACGAAGATATTCACGAGTTTGCAAGCATATCAGACATCGTTGTTTGCTGCTTAAGTTTAAATAGTGAAACA GCTGGCACTGTAAACAAGTCATTCATATCTTCAATGAGAAAG GGTGCCCTTTTAGTAAATATTGCTCGAGGCAGTCTTCTGGACTATGAGGCTGTTCTTTATCACCTCGAGTCTGGCCACCTGGGAGGCTTGGGCATCGATGTTGCTTGGACTGAGCCATTTGATCCTAATGATCCAATTTTGAAGTTCAAGAATGTTCTAATCACACCTCACATTGGTGGACTTACAGAACAGTCTTTCAGATCCACGGCTAAG GTTGTTGGCGATGTAGCTCTTCAACTTCATGCAGGTAGTCCTTTGACAGGTATAGAATTTGTCAACTGA
- the LOC133871875 gene encoding uncharacterized protein LOC133871875 isoform X2 codes for MGEITGGNRENKITRVLFCGLDFPASHNYTREYLQKHPFIQVDVVPFDGVPNSIAKYHMCIVKNMKLDSNIISRATEMNLILQYGVGLEGVDIDAATRHGIKVARIPGNITGNAASCAELSIYLILGLLRKQNEMQNAVKQRKLGEPLGETLLGKTVFILGFGNIGIDLARRLRPFGVKIIATKRSWASQDSSQTNGAPVQNGSTYDLVDEKGGHEDIHEFASISDIVVCCLSLNSETAGTVNKSFISSMRKGALLVNIARGSLLDYEAVLYHLESGHLGGLGIDVAWTEPFDPNDPILKFKNVLITPHIGGLTEQSFRSTAKVVGDVALQLHAGSPLTGIEFVN; via the exons ATGGGTGAAATTACGGGCGGGAATAGGGAAAATAAAATCACCCGTGTTCTTTTTTGTGGGCTGGATTTTCCTGCTTCTCATAATTACACAAGAGAATATCTGCAAAAGCACCCCTTCATCCAG GTTGATGTTGTTCCTTTTGATGGGGTGCCTAATTCTATAGCAAAGTATCACATGTGCATTGTGAAAAACATGAAGCTAGACTCAAATATTATCTCTCGTGCAACTGAAATGAATCTTATACTGCAGTATGGTGTTGGTCTGGAAG GTGTTGATATTGATGCTGCTACGAGGCATGGAATCAAAGTTGCTAGGATTCCGGGTAACATAACTGGAAATGCAGCATCGTGTGCAGAACTATCTATATATCTGATTCTGGGTCTTCTTCGAAAGCAA AATGAGATGCAAAATGCTGTAAAGCAGAGAAAGCTTGGAGAACCACTTGGTGAAACACTACTTGGAAAAACA GTGTTCATTTTGGGATTTGGAAATATTGGGATTGACTTGGCAAGGCGTTTGCGACCGTTCGGTGTAAAAATTATTGCTACAAAACGGAGCTGGGCATCACAAGATTCTTCCCAGACTAATG GAGCTCCGGTTCAAAATGGTAGCACATATGATTTGGTTGATGAAAAAGGTGGTCACGAAGATATTCACGAGTTTGCAAGCATATCAGACATCGTTGTTTGCTGCTTAAGTTTAAATAGTGAAACA GCTGGCACTGTAAACAAGTCATTCATATCTTCAATGAGAAAG GGTGCCCTTTTAGTAAATATTGCTCGAGGCAGTCTTCTGGACTATGAGGCTGTTCTTTATCACCTCGAGTCTGGCCACCTGGGAGGCTTGGGCATCGATGTTGCTTGGACTGAGCCATTTGATCCTAATGATCCAATTTTGAAGTTCAAGAATGTTCTAATCACACCTCACATTGGTGGACTTACAGAACAGTCTTTCAGATCCACGGCTAAG GTTGTTGGCGATGTAGCTCTTCAACTTCATGCAGGTAGTCCTTTGACAGGTATAGAATTTGTCAACTGA